The following nucleotide sequence is from Drosophila kikkawai strain 14028-0561.14 chromosome 2L, DkikHiC1v2, whole genome shotgun sequence.
ATCTCATGGGCCACCACATCGGCCAGCGATTTGTCCCCGGCCAGCAGGGTGGGCGTCACAAAAGTCAGGCAAGGATTCTCCATACCACCAAAGGGAAAGGATGGGGGCATCACCAGCAGATCGTACTGCTTCCACACATAGGGACCGCACAGTTCCGAGGCTGTCTTAAGCATGACCGCCGTCTCGGAGAACTCCTCGGCGCATTCATCCACAATGGCCTCCTCGGCCCAGACATTGGAGTTCTCCCCCAGCGGCCGGGAAACCAATCTGCCAATGGCAATGGCCACCAAATAAGCGGGTATGGGCACCTCTTGCTTGAACTGCGTCTTTCCAGGCTCCTTCTTGTCAATGAGGGCACTCATCAGGGTGGTCAGCTCACTGGGATGCTCCACGGTAGCATCGTAGGTGAATTTCACCGAAGGCGTGTCCTGGCAGGGAAACACAGAGCGGGCATGGATGGCCTGGCACTGCGAGAACATGTAGGGATGCTCCTTGCCCAAAGTCTGGGCGGGATTCAGCCACTGCAGGCCACTGGCACTGCTCGAGGTCTCGTAATCGATGCGAACATTGAGGCTACACACAAGTGTTTCGTTTCCGATTATTTATGGGCTCTCTTGGAGATTAGATTATCTAGCTGTGATGTGTGGTTCTTACCTGCCCTTAGCCGTTCCTGATGGCAACTCCAGCGTTAGCTTCTGGCCAATATCATCCACGGGATCGCTGATGAAGTAATTGATTGGCAACTCGCTGCCGCCGGCCAGCAACGTGGCATTGGTGACATTAATGTCGCGGACATCCAGGAGCTGCAATTAAGGAGAGCAAAAAAGGATTATGTTAGGGATGGGAAAAGCGCAAGATTTGTTCAGCTCTTTCCCTGATCTTCCAACTCTTCCAACTCCTTCCCCAATCTTCCAGCTTTTTCCCTGATCTTCCAGTTCTTTCCCTGCTCTCTCACCTCTCTTAGCTCTTTCCCTGCTCTTCCAGCTCTTCCAACTCTTTCCCTGATCTTCCACTTCTTTCCCTGCTCTCTCAGCTCTTCTAGCTCTTTCCCTGTTCTTCCAGCTCCCCCTGATATACTCACAATCTTTTCCAGATTTGCAGACAACACATTAAAGCGATGCAGCACACTTCCTTGCAGTTTTGTGGCCGCAAAATCCACCTTCCAGTTGAGGACACTGTGCTCCGTTTTGACCAAATCGGGCTGGGAGTACGAGCTGGGATCAACAGTGCCCAAGCGACCCATTATATAGCGTTTTTGTAACTGGTAAATCGGGAGTGGTCTGTGCAAAGTGGACAAGCCGCGAGTTGGAActgaaataaaagaataaagtGGATTTTATATAGACTTTAAAGTCTGCGATAAAGCTTATCGCtaggaaaacaaaaaccagCCGCAAGATAAGCCCCGATTTGTGGTTCTTTCCAAGAGCTGTTGGTGGTTTTCAGATAAATCGGATACCCCACttactatatagtatataattGCAGTGTAGGCGTCGCCGTagatggaaaataaataataaaaacgagATGAAAATGGCAAATCACCGGTGACGCGTAGTGTGACTGTGGTGCAAACAAAATACCATAGTTACAAGCTATACTAAACCGTGCCTTTTCAGGCGCTTTGCTGACTGGTCATACTACTTCGGAAAATAATACCAACTTGCCGCGAAAATGAGTTTTCCGGACTTTTATCCGTTTTTCAAGTGTTATCCGCCTCGGAAAAGTGTTGCAGTAGATGCCTGAAGTGTCGGGTCAGGTCATAGCATTGGGTTTTCATCGGGAAAACACCAATATAACCGGTAATTTCACTTTATAGAAAAACGCGcgcgggtttttttttttatatgtaaagTGTATTTCGCTTAATTACAAGTAATGAATTCAACAAATTAACGCAAAATGTAATCCTTGGGATAATCCATGATGCTGGGGAAGTTCTCCAGCGTCTCCTTGTCAATGTGATCCAATCGCTGGGGCACGGAACGCGGCGTCCGTATCTGATTTGTGACGTTCTGCAAGAGATCCTCGGGCACCTGATCGTCGGCAAACAAGTGGAGTCTCTGCATGGTGTGCCGCCGCTGTAGATTGCCGTTCATCGCATTGTACACCGCCTTTTTCATCACCAGCGTGGGATCCTTCTCGTGCAGCTGCCAGGCCAGCGTCCAGGAAGCGCCGCCCGGATAGCCGGTGTGGTGGAAGTAGACCCGTTTCACCCACTCGTCACCGGGCAGGGCGATCTCCCGGGTGTTGATGAGCACCACATGGTCACCGCAGTCATCTGGAAAATGATATTTACGGAGATTTAGTGGGTTGGTCCATTGCGAAAAACTTAACCTTAAAAAAAGGACGAATAACGGTAAGTAAAAAACAGCGGttgagagagggagagagagagagagagagagagggagagggagagagagaggcttACAAGAGAGTTGCAATCAAAATGGTAGAAGTAAAAAAGAATGGGCAATCAAAATTCAAGAGGTAAAAGAGAATGGAATATTTCCAGGAGTTTGCTAATTGGGAAAGGAGCGTTTGCTGGAAAGTGTAAGAATAAGTGGAAATGTACCCGTGGAAATGGAagtaaatcattttaattcTTAGGATCgaacaaaaaattcatttacaaTTAAGATAAGAGAAATCGAATTAATCTGTTGATCAGTAGAcattggtttatttattttttaaacatttttaattaacatttcgATTGCAACTCCATTTTCCGCagtttattttacttttgtcttcctttttttttatattaaattgcaACTCAAATTATCTTAATAATTACCATTTTCCGCAGCttaatttacttttgttttcattCTCTTTACTTGCAgcgccagcaacaacaacaccaaaacgaaaaacacGCCGGTGATGTAATGGCAACCGAAATGCCTTTTAAAAACATGGATTTTAACCACTTACGCGTTAAATACTTAAACGAAAACTTAACTATGTGAAGGACACTTACTCATGGGATGATAAATAGGCTTGTGCAGACCCATCAGGtgagttttaattaatttagccGACTCGAAAGGATTCTGCCAGGTGCAGTCATAGATGTGCCAGGTGCGTGCAAACGTCGCCCATTGCTAAATTgtggatttatttattaattaaaccgTGGATATTGTTAATAACACTATTACGAACCTGCACACGTTTAGCAATGGACATTTTGAAGGATTTTTAATAgagaaatttaagaaaaacttCAGAACATGCCAGATTTTCCGGATTGTTATTCTTCTTTTTGGAGATGCAAGAACTACGATATTTTCATTCGATGTCGCTATTGAAGTTTTAATCGATATATATTCGATACTCGATTATTCTTTTGCAGCACTACAAGCAGTGTCGCATTGAACTGCTTGTCAACTGCTTACTGTACACTGGGAGAATAAAAcgtagatttttttttctcatttcttCAAGTTTCCAActtcttaaaaatgttttcctctTTTCAGATTTTgccaaagaaaaactaaaaactaataagtGTTTAAATTTCGGTAAGTCCcctctttaaaatatttaccaaatcAAAActccatttcatttttttaatgttattttgtgtgttttttttttatttttttgcttttgtggttttattttcgtttgtaatttcatttaaacattttctataGTTACTAAAATTACTTATGCactgtttattattaatattagttaaatattattgaaaatacATTAGGTTGTTTTACgaaacaatttatataaacatcCTTGGTACATTTTTCGCCATCACTCGGTCTTCTATTCCTCCTTTTCCCCTTATTTTCCCGCTTTTTATAATGCATTTTcggaaatgtttaaaaactaacaaataAGTCTAGATTTTAGTTACAGTTTTTCTTTctcactttgcttttttttaagtttgtttttgcatttatttatttataattattttgtgtttttttttgtgtttttttttgccatacCATTTATGGAACTTAAATTGTTAATTCGAtttacaagtttttttttttgccaagtgCTTTTTTTAGGGTTTATTTCTACTCCTCCACATATAATACACACGAGTCacttttctcttctttttttttttgcattttgaatgaaaatatatatatttgtttatagtttttgtttttatatatatatttatatttataaaagttatttacaaATTGATGCTTAATGAAATTCCCTACTTGATGCGAAGTAACGTGTTCTGGTTCtgctttttattataatttttgtttcgaCTTTTTAGGGGcaaaaattattgttaaaacTTTTCAAGTGTGTGAgcattttttcttaaattttcctctttctttcaatttatatttatatctcTTTTTTCCCAActcaacaaacaacaaatggTGTAACAAAATGTGAGCCAAGATTTTATACTTCGGAATATAAAAATGCCAACGGCCTACAGACTATTTTTTGGCACCGAATCaaacacaaattaaaattaaaatttatacattacaAGAGATTAGAATTACAAATTAGCGGGGTGAGAGAGTGAgtagaatataaaataaaacaggGGCAAAAACGATTGCACAAAACCCAAATTTACAGTCGAACTTTGCTAACTTGAAGggcatttaaattagttaaactttagtttttatactttaaatattgtaaaatgtaaaagaatattaattttgaaattttgttgTAATGATTTTCACTTGATAACTTCTTttgaatgaaatttaaataatttttgtaagatataaaataaataaactctaaaaaatttgtaaaaactctttaaaaacttttaaaatattattaaaaaatgtactaATTTTCTTTAGAGCTTCCCGAGCTACTCTAGAATTTtctcattatttttattgaaataaaccTTATTCTCATTAGCAAAGTTCGACTGTAACCTGCCAATATCCCCAGTATGTTTTACCCTCCCTAAAGCACGGCATGTGGGGCGGGGGATGCCGAGCCCGTGACTTTCTGGAGCATCTGCATGAGCTGCTCGGTGGCCGACTGATTGGCGGCCACCACACCGACACCCAGCCCTAGGCCCAGACCTACGCCCACGCCCAGACCCAAGCCTCCTGCGCCCCCAGCTCCGCCGCCCGATGGCGGCGAGGAGATCGAAGTGCCCGCCGAGGCCGAGGATGAGGACGACGGGGTCAGCGCCAGTTTGGATTCTGGGAGCAACAAAAGAAGCTGGATTAGATTCGGTTGTTCGATTGTCTACGGACTGCCCTGCATACTGTCATCGCTCTCCAGGTAGGTCACGTAGGAGTCGGTGCTGTCCGGATGATGGTGCGACGTTATGCCAGAGTCCAGGCTGCTGCCCCCGGGtccctgctgttgctgctgtggatTCTGCTGGGGATTCTGGTGATTGTGCGGTCCACCTGGAGGCGGCGGATGCTGATGGGGCGGTCCTTGCGCTGGGTGGGCATGCGGATGCGGGGGTAGTACAGGCATCCCATTCAGGTCATAGCCGTGCATCTAAGGGGGGACGAGAGAGGAGAGGGAAATGGGTTTTAAA
It contains:
- the LOC108079642 gene encoding leukotriene A-4 hydrolase isoform X1 — its product is MSIAKRVQQWATFARTWHIYDCTWQNPFESAKLIKTHLMGLHKPIYHPMIPTRGLSTLHRPLPIYQLQKRYIMGRLGTVDPSSYSQPDLVKTEHSVLNWKVDFAATKLQGSVLHRFNVLSANLEKILLDVRDINVTNATLLAGGSELPINYFISDPVDDIGQKLTLELPSGTAKGSLNVRIDYETSSSASGLQWLNPAQTLGKEHPYMFSQCQAIHARSVFPCQDTPSVKFTYDATVEHPSELTTLMSALIDKKEPGKTQFKQEVPIPAYLVAIAIGRLVSRPLGENSNVWAEEAIVDECAEEFSETAVMLKTASELCGPYVWKQYDLLVMPPSFPFGGMENPCLTFVTPTLLAGDKSLADVVAHEIAHSWTGNLVTNKNFEHFWLNEGFTVFVESKIVGRMQGAKELDFKMLSNLTDLQECLRTQLEKTPELSKLVVNLSDCGPDDAFSSVPYIKGSTFLRYLEDLFGGPTVFEPFLRDYLKRYAYKSIETNDFKAALYDYFKDTDKKDQLGVIDWDLWLTSEGMPPIIPKFDESLSNVTKELANLWSSKTVAELSDNKDIKQTISIHQLIDFLGKLIEKKDIVDLNESKIDLLESTYNLKGSKNAEVRFRVNRLIIRARLIKRLEEILEFANSNFRMKFCRPIYRDLGAWPEAKPAAVRNFVSVKDQMMAVCSHTIEKDLGLK
- the LOC108079642 gene encoding large ribosomal subunit protein uL13m isoform X3; translated protein: MSIAKRVQQWATFARTWHIYDCTWQNPFESAKLIKTHLMGLHKPIYHPMNDCGDHVVLINTREIALPGDEWVKRVYFHHTGYPGGASWTLAWQLHEKDPTLVMKKAVYNAMNGNLQRRHTMQRLHLFADDQVPEDLLQNVTNQIRTPRSVPQRLDHIDKETLENFPSIMDYPKDYILR